The genomic DNA GGCTGGGCCGACCGGTCAGAATACGGACACGGAGTGATGGAGAGATATTTTATGAAGGTACTCGCAGTAGTTGGGATGCCGGGATCGGGGAAAGGTGAATTCTCCGCTATCGCACGGGAGATGGGAATTCCGGTTGTTGTGATGGGTGATGTCATCAGGGAAGAGGTAAAGAACCAGGGGCTTCCCCCGACTGACGAGAGCATGGGAATTGTTGCACGGGCTCTTCGGGAAAAATACGGTATGGCTGCAATTGCTCATGCGTGTGTCCCGGTAATAACACGGCAAAGGGCAGATGTGGTCCTGGTTGACGGAATACGCGGAGATGCCGAGGTGACTCTGTTCTCTGAAACCTTCCCCGATTTCTCCCTTGTCTCCATCGAAGCACCACTCACCACCCGG from Methanospirillum hungatei JF-1 includes the following:
- a CDS encoding dephospho-CoA kinase, encoding MKVLAVVGMPGSGKGEFSAIAREMGIPVVVMGDVIREEVKNQGLPPTDESMGIVARALREKYGMAAIAHACVPVITRQRADVVLVDGIRGDAEVTLFSETFPDFSLVSIEAPLTTRFARLSERGRSDDLQDISELIARDERECSFGLGRAMERASVRIDNTGTREAFQERVREYLTRMKAA